One window of the Candidatus Jettenia sp. genome contains the following:
- the mreD gene encoding rod shape-determining protein MreD, protein MRWFTFFCILICISAFQSTMIKWITIGSAVPDLYFSLVVFYSFLTDIKRNTITNWFTGLSKDLLSESSLGINSVFFVAIGLLIWSIRGILYKGHLITQVLITFIFSVIYNIFYAAYVAVSFRSLNLLPTLWVIFICSLYTAVIIPVLFWILGKFQPNQRLFSVGDR, encoded by the coding sequence ATGCGGTGGTTTACATTCTTTTGCATACTGATATGCATTTCTGCCTTTCAATCGACCATGATAAAATGGATTACTATCGGGTCTGCAGTACCTGATCTGTATTTTTCATTGGTAGTATTTTATTCTTTTCTCACAGATATAAAACGAAATACCATTACCAATTGGTTCACAGGCTTATCAAAAGATTTGCTTTCAGAAAGTAGCCTTGGAATAAACTCCGTATTTTTTGTTGCTATAGGTTTGCTTATCTGGTCAATCAGGGGAATACTGTATAAAGGACATTTAATTACCCAGGTCTTGATTACCTTTATTTTTTCGGTTATTTATAATATATTCTATGCAGCATATGTTGCCGTCTCTTTTCGTTCACTAAATCTTTTACCGACACTATGGGTAATCTTTATCTGTTCATTATATACGGCCGTTATTATTCCTGTTTTATTCTGGATACTGGGCAAGTTTCAACCAAATCAAAGGCTTTTTTCAGTTGGGGATAGGTGA
- the mreC gene encoding rod shape-determining protein MreC yields MRISTPNFHNLIKNPLVIIIPLLAISLLLLFLPLKLSNQIKATCVTPIRPLQWATCFCSNSASNFFDKIISPWRDAQAKKQLEEQISQLTNKIIEQQDTIYKLQNKLSMLSKFQIENKNIKTSVIPADIIGYDTSNFRKSITINAGSKQGVKVNNIVVSNNTLIGRIITVGSGSSIVQLITDPASRIPGRILQTREQVIVEGNATAFCQLKYIPRWAKLKEGDNIVSSDIGGLYPPSLPIGTVMQNEIKGGALFRSVKVLPMVNISKIESVLVITN; encoded by the coding sequence ATGAGGATCTCCACTCCTAATTTTCATAATCTTATAAAAAATCCCCTTGTAATCATAATTCCCCTTCTGGCAATATCCTTATTGCTATTATTTTTACCATTAAAGCTCTCAAATCAGATAAAAGCAACTTGCGTTACACCGATAAGGCCTCTCCAATGGGCAACCTGTTTCTGCAGTAATTCAGCCAGCAACTTTTTTGATAAAATCATTTCTCCATGGCGGGATGCACAGGCAAAAAAACAATTGGAAGAACAAATTTCCCAACTAACAAATAAGATTATAGAACAACAGGATACTATCTATAAACTCCAGAATAAATTAAGCATGCTCTCAAAGTTCCAAATTGAGAATAAAAATATTAAAACAAGCGTGATACCAGCGGATATTATCGGATATGATACATCAAACTTTAGAAAAAGCATAACGATCAATGCGGGTTCAAAACAGGGAGTAAAAGTCAATAATATTGTGGTATCAAATAATACCCTGATTGGAAGGATCATTACGGTTGGGAGTGGAAGCAGTATAGTTCAATTAATTACCGATCCAGCCTCCCGCATACCGGGAAGAATTCTCCAAACACGGGAGCAAGTAATTGTGGAGGGAAATGCTACCGCTTTTTGCCAATTAAAATATATACCACGATGGGCGAAATTAAAAGAAGGAGACAATATCGTCTCTTCTGACATAGGTGGGCTTTATCCGCCCTCTTTGCCTATTGGCACTGTTATGCAAAATGAAATAAAAGGTGGTGCACTCTTCCGGTCGGTAAAAGTATTGCCAATGGTAAATATTTCAAAAATTGAGAGTGTATTAGTCATTACAAATTAG
- a CDS encoding rod shape-determining protein, whose amino-acid sequence MHPLDFLLGFVSTDMGIDLGTANTLVCIPGHGIVLSEPSVVAVKPGTNKVLLNGNAVGNVAKAMLEKAPSSIAVVRPLKNGVIADFDITEAMLKYFITKVHKRKWGVRPRILIAIPSGITAVEKRAVVNSAERAGAREVYLISEPKAAAIGVGLPVGEPVASMIVDIGGGTTEVAVISLGDIFTHESLRIAGDEFDESIVQYIRKTYNLEIGHRTAEQIKIHIGSAYPLEEELTLEIRGRDTIAGLPRATTITSEEIREALKEPIDKIVIAVKSTLEKTAPELASDLITNGLVLVGGGSLIRGLDRLLAEDTGLPVQVGNDPLTAVARGTGYLLENLDLYKAVLQDEDLHS is encoded by the coding sequence GGATCGATCTTGGCACGGCAAACACCCTTGTTTGCATTCCCGGACATGGAATCGTGTTATCGGAACCATCTGTTGTAGCAGTAAAACCCGGGACAAATAAAGTTCTTTTGAATGGTAATGCAGTAGGAAATGTTGCAAAAGCCATGTTGGAAAAGGCACCGAGCAGTATTGCGGTTGTGCGGCCGCTAAAAAATGGTGTTATTGCAGATTTTGATATTACCGAAGCCATGCTCAAATACTTCATTACAAAGGTCCATAAGCGTAAATGGGGAGTTCGGCCAAGGATATTAATCGCCATTCCCTCTGGCATTACGGCTGTAGAAAAGCGGGCAGTAGTTAATTCAGCGGAGCGTGCAGGCGCCAGAGAGGTTTATCTTATTTCCGAACCGAAGGCAGCCGCGATTGGTGTAGGCCTTCCCGTTGGCGAACCTGTAGCCAGTATGATAGTGGATATTGGGGGTGGAACTACAGAAGTGGCTGTCATTTCACTCGGAGATATATTTACGCACGAAAGTCTCAGAATTGCAGGAGATGAATTTGATGAATCGATTGTTCAATATATACGGAAAACCTATAACCTGGAGATTGGGCATCGCACAGCAGAACAAATAAAGATACATATTGGCTCTGCTTATCCTCTGGAAGAGGAGCTGACTTTGGAAATACGAGGGCGAGATACTATTGCAGGTTTGCCAAGGGCAACAACCATCACCTCAGAAGAAATCCGCGAAGCGTTAAAAGAGCCTATTGATAAGATTGTAATCGCCGTAAAATCAACCTTAGAAAAAACCGCACCTGAATTGGCATCGGATCTCATAACAAATGGGTTGGTGCTAGTAGGCGGGGGTTCTTTGATCAGGGGATTGGATAGACTATTAGCGGAAGATACCGGACTGCCTGTTCAGGTAGGCAATGATCCTTTAACAGCCGTTGCACGAGGAACGGGATATCTCCTCGAAAATCTGGATTTATATAAAGCTGTTTTACAGGATGAGGATCTCCACTCCTAA